A DNA window from Stenotrophomonas sp. 57 contains the following coding sequences:
- the nuoL gene encoding NADH-quinone oxidoreductase subunit L — MEITLSKSLLIAVVLAPLFGSIIAGLFGRQVKRFGAQTITILGVAVACGLSMYTFYQLMWGGAQPFNQNIYTFFEVGQYSAHVGFMVDKLTAMMMVVVTFVSLLVHIYTIGYMQDDPGYQRFFSYISLFTFSMLTLVMSNNFLQLFFGWEAVGLVSYLLIGFWFKRPTAIFANMKAFLVNRVGDFGFLLGIAGVLWVFGTLDYSQVFSQAGMLADPRAQLQIWDGTILGMQLLNEPVIWSIATVICICLFIGAMGKSAQVPLHVWLPDSMEGPTPISALIHAATMVTAGIFMVTRMSPLFELSQTALNFVLFIGATTAFFTGLIGIVQNDIKRVVAYSTLSQLGYMTVALGVSAYSAAVFHLMTHAFFKALLFLGAGSVIIAMHHEQDMRKMGGLRKYMPITFITMWIGTLALVGTPFFSGFYSKDTIIEAAEIHAHMQNSWVATYGYWAVLGGVLVTSFYSFRLLFMTFHGKERFRDAHDDHGHDDHRAADAHHADAHHGDAHDDHGHGHGPHEPHETPWVVTLPLILLAIPSIAIGFFSIGPMLHGTDWAGNHAHEAIKGQAQTFFTGIVDFYDPAKNTVAFLGEEFHGPVAFALHGMMLPPFWLTLAGFLLAALFYLWKPDLSGKARKTFAPIVSVLENKYGFDKLWIDGFAGGSVKLGKVSRWIDSNIVDGVVNLSARVVDVAAGVLRRTQSGFLYHYAFAMIIGLIALLGVLMHYLR; from the coding sequence ATGGAAATCACTCTCTCCAAGAGTCTGTTGATCGCAGTGGTGCTTGCACCGCTGTTCGGCAGCATCATCGCCGGCCTGTTCGGTCGCCAGGTCAAGCGCTTCGGCGCGCAGACCATCACCATCCTCGGCGTCGCGGTAGCCTGCGGCCTGTCGATGTACACGTTCTACCAGCTGATGTGGGGCGGCGCGCAGCCGTTCAACCAGAACATCTATACGTTCTTCGAGGTTGGCCAGTACTCGGCCCACGTCGGCTTCATGGTCGACAAGCTGACCGCGATGATGATGGTGGTGGTGACCTTCGTGTCGCTGCTGGTCCACATCTACACGATCGGCTACATGCAGGACGACCCGGGCTACCAGCGGTTCTTCAGCTACATCTCGCTGTTCACCTTCTCGATGCTCACCCTGGTGATGAGCAACAACTTCCTGCAGCTGTTCTTCGGCTGGGAAGCGGTGGGCCTGGTGTCGTACCTGCTGATCGGCTTCTGGTTCAAGCGCCCGACTGCGATCTTCGCCAACATGAAGGCGTTCCTGGTCAACCGCGTCGGCGACTTCGGCTTCCTGCTGGGCATCGCCGGCGTGCTGTGGGTGTTCGGTACCCTGGATTACTCGCAGGTGTTCTCGCAGGCGGGCATGCTGGCTGACCCGCGCGCCCAGCTGCAGATCTGGGACGGCACGATCCTGGGCATGCAGCTGCTGAACGAGCCGGTGATCTGGTCGATCGCCACCGTCATCTGCATCTGTCTGTTCATCGGCGCCATGGGCAAGTCGGCCCAGGTCCCGCTGCATGTGTGGCTGCCGGACTCGATGGAAGGCCCGACCCCGATCTCGGCACTGATCCACGCCGCGACGATGGTGACCGCCGGTATCTTCATGGTCACCCGCATGTCGCCGCTGTTCGAGCTGTCGCAGACCGCGCTGAACTTCGTGCTGTTCATCGGTGCCACCACCGCGTTCTTCACCGGCCTGATCGGCATTGTGCAGAACGACATCAAGCGCGTTGTCGCGTACTCCACGCTGTCGCAGCTGGGCTACATGACCGTCGCCCTGGGCGTGTCGGCCTACTCGGCCGCCGTGTTCCACCTGATGACCCACGCCTTTTTCAAGGCCCTGCTGTTCCTGGGCGCCGGCTCGGTCATCATCGCGATGCACCACGAGCAGGACATGCGCAAGATGGGCGGCCTGCGCAAGTACATGCCGATCACCTTCATCACCATGTGGATCGGTACGCTGGCCCTCGTCGGTACGCCGTTCTTCTCCGGCTTCTACTCGAAGGACACCATCATCGAGGCGGCCGAGATCCACGCCCACATGCAGAACAGCTGGGTGGCCACCTATGGCTACTGGGCGGTGCTGGGTGGCGTGCTGGTGACCAGCTTCTACAGCTTCCGCCTGCTGTTCATGACCTTCCATGGCAAGGAACGCTTCCGCGATGCGCATGACGATCATGGTCATGACGATCATCGCGCCGCCGACGCGCACCATGCCGACGCCCACCACGGCGATGCCCATGACGACCACGGCCATGGCCACGGTCCGCATGAGCCGCACGAAACGCCGTGGGTGGTGACCCTGCCGCTGATCCTGCTGGCCATCCCGTCGATCGCCATCGGTTTCTTCAGCATCGGTCCGATGCTGCATGGCACCGACTGGGCTGGCAACCATGCGCACGAGGCGATCAAGGGCCAGGCACAGACGTTCTTCACCGGCATCGTCGACTTCTACGATCCGGCCAAGAACACCGTCGCGTTCCTGGGTGAAGAGTTCCATGGTCCGGTCGCGTTCGCGCTGCACGGCATGATGCTGCCGCCGTTCTGGCTGACCCTGGCGGGCTTCCTGCTGGCCGCGCTGTTCTACCTGTGGAAGCCGGACCTGTCGGGCAAGGCGCGCAAGACCTTCGCCCCGATCGTTTCGGTGCTGGAAAACAAGTACGGCTTCGACAAGCTGTGGATCGATGGCTTTGCCGGCGGCAGCGTCAAGCTGGGCAAGGTCTCGCGCTGGATCGACAGCAACATCGTCGACGGCGTGGTCAATCTCTCGGCACGTGTTGTGGACGTTGCAGCCGGCGTGCTGCGTCGTACCCAATCCGGTTTCCTCTATCACTACGCCTTCGCGATGATCATCGGCCTGATTGCCCTGCTGGGCGTGCTGATGCATTACCTGCGTTGA
- the nuoK gene encoding NADH-quinone oxidoreductase subunit NuoK, which yields MITLGHILALGAVLFAISLAGIFLNRKNVIVLLMSIELMLLSVNINFVGFSRQLGDPSGQLFVFFILTVAAAEAAIGLAILVTLFRTRRTINVGEVDSLKG from the coding sequence ATGATCACTCTGGGCCACATCCTCGCGCTGGGCGCGGTGCTGTTCGCCATCAGCCTGGCCGGCATCTTCCTCAACCGGAAGAACGTCATCGTCCTGCTGATGTCGATCGAACTGATGCTGCTGTCGGTGAACATCAACTTCGTCGGCTTCTCGCGTCAGCTGGGCGATCCGTCCGGCCAGCTGTTCGTGTTCTTCATCCTGACCGTCGCCGCCGCGGAAGCCGCCATCGGCCTGGCGATCCTGGTGACCCTGTTCCGTACCCGCCGCACGATCAATGTCGGCGAAGTCGATTCGTTGAAGGGCTGA
- the nuoI gene encoding NADH-quinone oxidoreductase subunit NuoI — MNRITHYFKSLLLLELLAGLWLTLKYSFKPKYTMMYPMEKFPQSPRFRGLHALRRYPNGEERCIACKLCEAVCPALAITIDSAKREDGTRRTTRYDIDLFKCIFCGFCEESCPVDSIVETHILEYHFENRGENIVTKPQLLALGDRLENEIAERRAADAAYR, encoded by the coding sequence ATGAACAGGATTACCCATTACTTCAAGAGCCTGCTGCTGCTCGAACTGCTGGCCGGCCTTTGGCTGACGCTGAAGTACAGCTTCAAGCCGAAGTACACGATGATGTACCCGATGGAGAAGTTCCCGCAGTCGCCGCGCTTCCGTGGCCTGCACGCACTGCGCCGTTATCCCAACGGCGAAGAGCGCTGCATTGCCTGCAAGCTGTGCGAAGCGGTGTGCCCGGCCCTGGCCATCACCATCGACTCGGCCAAGCGCGAGGACGGCACCCGCCGTACCACCCGCTACGACATCGACCTGTTCAAGTGCATCTTCTGCGGCTTCTGCGAAGAAAGCTGCCCGGTGGACTCGATCGTCGAAACCCACATCCTCGAGTACCACTTCGAGAACCGTGGCGAAAACATCGTTACCAAGCCGCAGCTGCTGGCCCTTGGCGATCGTCTCGAAAACGAGATCGCCGAGCGTCGTGCCGCCGATGCCGCTTACCGCTGA
- the nuoH gene encoding NADH-quinone oxidoreductase subunit NuoH, translating to MNELLLNAVDPLHQWLLGLGDIGALIWIILKILVIAVPVIISVAFYVVWERKLIGWMHVRHGPMYVGMGIFQAFADVFKLLFKEVVQPSSANKAIYLLAPLITLAPAFAAWSVVPFDSQIVLSNANAGLLYLLAMTSLGIYGIILAGWASNSKYAFLGAMRASAQMISYEIAMGFALVGVMIASGSLNLSNIVMAQAGSSGFFDWFLLPLFPLFVIYWVSGVAETNRAPFDVVEGESEIVAGHMVEYSGGAFALFFLAEYANMILISFLISIFFLGGWLSPVQGWVNFGDVSPLVDWIWKGGAPWLFVKVFFFASAYIWFRASFPRFRYDQIMRLGWKVFIPLAILWIAVTAVMVFFGVIQKGV from the coding sequence ATGAACGAATTGCTGTTGAACGCGGTCGACCCGCTGCACCAGTGGCTGCTGGGCCTCGGTGACATCGGCGCGCTGATCTGGATCATCCTGAAGATCCTGGTGATCGCCGTTCCGGTGATCATCTCGGTGGCCTTCTACGTGGTCTGGGAACGCAAGCTGATCGGCTGGATGCACGTCCGCCACGGCCCGATGTACGTGGGCATGGGCATCTTCCAGGCCTTCGCCGACGTCTTCAAGCTGCTGTTCAAGGAAGTGGTCCAGCCGAGCAGCGCCAACAAGGCGATCTATCTGCTCGCCCCGCTGATCACCCTGGCCCCGGCCTTCGCGGCCTGGTCGGTGGTGCCCTTCGATTCGCAGATCGTGCTGTCCAACGCCAACGCCGGCCTGCTGTACCTGCTGGCGATGACCTCGCTGGGCATCTACGGCATCATCCTGGCCGGTTGGGCATCCAACTCGAAGTATGCGTTCCTGGGTGCGATGCGCGCCTCGGCGCAGATGATCAGCTACGAAATCGCCATGGGCTTCGCCCTGGTCGGCGTGATGATCGCCTCGGGCAGCCTGAACCTGAGCAACATCGTGATGGCGCAGGCCGGCAGTTCCGGCTTCTTCGACTGGTTCCTGCTGCCGCTGTTCCCGCTGTTCGTCATCTACTGGGTGTCGGGCGTGGCTGAAACCAACCGCGCGCCGTTCGACGTGGTGGAAGGCGAGTCGGAAATCGTCGCCGGCCACATGGTCGAGTACTCCGGCGGTGCCTTCGCCCTGTTCTTCCTGGCCGAATACGCGAACATGATCCTGATCAGCTTCCTGATCTCGATCTTCTTCCTCGGCGGCTGGCTGAGCCCGGTCCAGGGCTGGGTCAACTTCGGCGATGTCTCGCCGCTGGTCGACTGGATCTGGAAGGGCGGTGCACCGTGGCTGTTCGTCAAGGTGTTCTTCTTCGCCAGTGCCTACATCTGGTTCCGTGCCAGCTTCCCGCGCTTCCGCTATGACCAGATCATGCGCCTGGGCTGGAAGGTCTTCATCCCGCTGGCCATTCTGTGGATCGCGGTTACCGCCGTCATGGTGTTCTTCGGCGTGATTCAAAAGGGCGTCTAA
- a CDS encoding NADH-quinone oxidoreductase subunit J, with translation MDWVNIAFWVFAIAATVSAGAVISVRNPVHAVLCLVLTFFSIACVWLLVGAEFLGVALVLVYVGAVMVLFLFVVMMLDIDPTKMREGWVRYLPVGLIVAVAMLVQMLILIGVKGRAVNPFPADNAAAIAADTSNITWLARTLFTEYLLPFEFAAVILTVAVVAAVMLTLRRRTGVKSQNPGEQTMVKADQRLRMVKMDAEQPVIHSNTTPAAGEEETKA, from the coding sequence ATGGATTGGGTAAATATCGCTTTCTGGGTGTTCGCCATCGCGGCAACGGTTTCGGCCGGTGCGGTGATCAGCGTGCGCAACCCGGTGCACGCCGTGCTGTGCCTGGTGCTGACCTTCTTCTCCATTGCCTGCGTGTGGCTGCTGGTGGGCGCCGAGTTCCTTGGCGTGGCGCTGGTGCTGGTCTACGTCGGCGCGGTGATGGTGCTGTTCCTGTTCGTGGTGATGATGCTGGACATCGACCCCACCAAGATGCGTGAAGGCTGGGTGCGCTACCTGCCGGTCGGCCTGATCGTGGCCGTGGCGATGCTGGTGCAGATGCTGATCCTGATCGGCGTGAAGGGCAGGGCGGTCAATCCGTTCCCGGCCGACAACGCCGCCGCGATCGCCGCCGACACCTCCAACATCACCTGGCTGGCGCGCACGCTGTTCACCGAATACCTGCTGCCGTTCGAGTTCGCCGCCGTCATCCTGACCGTGGCCGTGGTCGCCGCCGTGATGCTGACCCTGCGTCGCCGCACCGGCGTGAAGAGCCAGAACCCGGGCGAGCAGACCATGGTCAAGGCCGACCAGCGCCTGCGCATGGTCAAGATGGATGCCGAACAGCCGGTGATCCACAGCAACACCACTCCGGCCGCGGGCGAAGAGGAGACCAAGGCATGA